In the Bacillota bacterium genome, TTGCTTCATTCTATCGGTTTAGACATACCGCCGTCAACGTTGTTCCATATCACATCTTCGTGCTGTGCCTGGACTTGGCTGAGGAACAATAGGGCATGGCTGGCATAGTGGGTCTTCTACGGGCTAAGCATTGACTATTGCCTTTCTTTCTGAACTTTAGGGTTTTGATCTTAGGGCAGGATTTCCGCGGCCAAATAGAGAATGTCATTTTGTACTAGCTGACCAAAGATCTAAAGCCTACTTTTGTCTTGGAAAGCCCGTCTGCTTGTGGGCTTTTTTGTTCTGCAGTTTTCGTGTGGTCAAAAGATAATCCTGTGGCTTGCTGAGAGGAAGGGGGGTAGGTTAGATGGGCAAGAAGTCGGATATTAGACTTGAGGGAAGAACGCGGCGTTGTCTGTCGGTTCCGGTGGAGCTGTTTACGGACTATCAGCCGATGGTGGGACCATTGGCGGTGGCGGCTTGGCTGAATCTGCGGGTGTTGGTGGAAATCCAGCATGGGGACACTGCCCGGGAGTACTTGATGAGCCAGATGGATCTGGACGGCCGGTCCGTGGATAACATCCTGAAGCGATTGGAAAACGTGGGACTCTTAAAGGCCGATGGCACAGGTTGGATCTTGAAAGAACCAACGGGACTTCCCCGCCAAGCCCCTGTTGAGCAGCCTGAGACAGTTTCCGAAGAGGAATTCTGGGATCAAGTGGCTGCTAGCGTTGCCCTCGAGGGAGAGGATCTATCCCTGGAACCTACCGCTCAGGAACAGACCAGTCTTCCCACAGAGGTAAATCCGGACCTGGATTCAGTGTTGGAGCTTTACGCTAACCGGATTGGTTTGATCGGTCCCACCCAATACCAGAAGCTAGAGTATTGGATGGAACATAAGAAGATGAGTGCCGATGTGATTGCCCTTGCTATCGAGGAGACTGCCCTTTCGGCCCAGTCGCCCCGTTTTGAATACCTCGAGGGGATCCTGCGCAATTGGAGCAACCAGGGGGTTCGCACTGTGGATCACCTGATTAAGAAAAAGATCAAGGTCCGGGCTTTGGCCGGTATGCAGCCAGAAGAAACTGTGAACGAGACTTACGAGGGTTGGCCAAATGCCACCGCCTATAACATAGTGGATGAAGACCGGCTAAAGATCTGGAAGGAGTTGTACCCAGATGACTAATCAACCAGGGAAGGAACAAGCCTTTGTTCCCTACGACCTTGAGGCGGAGCAACGGGTACTGGGCATTCTGATCAGGCATCCGGAGCGGGTGGACCATTGCATTGACCGGCTCAGGGAAGACCATTTTTACGATATAAGACACCGCAAGATATTCCGAGCGATTTGGGATTTGTACAATGCCAGTGGGTATATATCCTACACCCAGGTCTACAACCGGCTCAGAAATGACGAGAGTCTTAAGGATATCGATGACGTCCTTTTGCAGATGACCGAGTCCTTCGTCAGCCAGGCGGAGTTGCAGCCCAGTATCGATACTCTGGTGGACAAGGCTGCCCGACGTCGGATCCTCAATGCCGTCGCGAAGATCGAGGAAATGGTGCGCCTTAACACTGAAGAGAGTCTCAGTGCCATCCAAGCAAAGGCCCAGGAGCTCATCTTCCAAGCCTGCCAGGGCGAAGGAGAAGGGGAAGATGCCAAGGACCTGATCGATGTACTTAGTAGGTGCTATACCAATCTCATTGAACGGCGGGAGGGTAAGGTCTCCTATGGCCTGCCGGTGCGTTTCCCGTCCATCGACGCGTTGACCACCGGCTTCAAGAAGAAGGACCTGATCATCCTGGCGGCCCGTCCAAGTATGGGTAAGACAGCCTTGGCCCTCAATTTTGCCATGAATGTTGCCAAACGGAATATACCCGTATTAATCTTCAGTTTGGAGATGGATGATGAACAGATTGGTGACCGCATCGTGCTCAGTGAGCTCTTCCGGTACAAAGACCGGGGCCCGGCGGTGACGTCTTTCGATTACGCCACCCGCCTTGATGACGAGAAGCTCGCGGTTACGGAGCAGGTCTTCAATGAACTTTATGATCTGCCGATTAAAATCGTGGATACCCGCGGTCTTAGCGTGGGGGAGATCCGGGCTAAAGCCAGGAAAGTCAAGGCTGAGCATAAGGATCTGGGTCTTGTCATCATCGACTATCTGCAACTCATTCGTCCCACCGGGGATAGTAACCGCAACTGGGCTCTGCAGGTGGGGGATATCGTTCGGGAACTGCGGGACTTGGCGGGAGAGTTGGATCTGCCCATCATTCTCCTGTCTCAGTTGAACCGCGGTGTGGAAGCCCGCGACAACAAACGGCCCAGGATGTCGGATCTGCGGGATAGTGGAAACATCGAGGAGTTTGCCGATGTGATCATGTTCCTTTACCGGGAAGACTATTACTATCCCGACAAGGCGGCTGCAGAGGGGACCCAGGGTTTGGTGGAAGTAATCATTGCCAAGCAGCGTAAAGGGCAGACCGGCAAGGCTATCCTGCGGTGGGTTCCCGAGTACACCCGGTTCATAGATGAGTCGTTCCGAGAGGAGGCGGAGATAGGTGCCTGATCTGGACGCTGAAAGTGAACGGCTGAAACTGCAATTTGTGATGGCTTACGACGAATTGTGTAAACAGGGCAAGATCACGGAAGCCGAGTTCCAAGAGATTGTGAACATCATTGAGCATATCGGTGAATACAGTATTAGTGAGCTGCGAGAAAAGCTGGATCCCTACCGGTGGTTGAATAGGGATTGAGCTGTTTGGGAGGCGACCAATGCGGCCTGTTCGGTATCGGCATCCGCTTCTTCTAGTGGCGGTTGTCCTAGGGATTTTGGCCCTGCTCACCTGTGCAGGGCAGCGGGATTTTTCTTCCGAGGTGGTGGTGGTGGTCTACGGTCAAACCACCTGGCAACTGAAAACGAAAGCGAAAACGGTGGAAGAGGTGGTGGCGGAATTCCCTATCTCCATCTCTTCCTTCGACGCGGTGTATCCCTCTTTAGATAGCGAAGTCGTGCCGGGAATGGAGATCTTTGTCCAACCAGCCTTTACCGTAACCCTGCAGGTCGATGGTCGTCGGTATATTCACCATACCACGGAGACGACGGTAAGGGACGTCTTGGATCAGTTGGGTATTGCCCTGGGCGAGTTAGACTTCGTGGTTCCCGACGTATCCACTACCCTGACGGAGGATGCCTTGGTTAAGATCGTCCGGGTGGAAGAAGAATATATTACAAAGCAGGTACTCTTGGGTTACCGGGTGATCCAGACGGTGGACCATGATCTGGAACAGGGCCGGACGGTGACAGTGCAGACCGGAGATAACGGGATCCGGGAGGATATCTACCGACTGACGTACCACGACGGGGTCTTGGCCAGCGAGGAGCTGATCTCCCAAGAGGTGGTAAAGGAGCCGGTTCCCCAGATTATTGCCATGGGGACAAAGATTCTGTATTATACTGCCGAGACTCCAGCAGGGTCAATCCGTTACCGAAAGGTACTGGAGTTAGAGGCCACCGCTTATTATCCGGGTCCCGAGAGTACGGGCAAATGGGCCGACGGTACCACCTACACTGGTGCCCCGGCCGGGTACGGTGTGGTGGCGGTGGATCCTTCGGTGATTCCCCTGGGTACTCGGATGTACATTCCTGGATATGGTATCGCTGTGGCCGCGGACATCGGCGGAGCCATCAAGGGGAACATCATCGATCTTTGCTTTGATACCTACCGTGAGGCGGTGCATTTCGGCCGTCGGATAGTGAAAGTATATATCTTGGAGTGAACAGGCCTGTGGAGGTCAATCTTACCAGTGTCAGCGTAGTGCGACAACAGCTGGCATCCCAACAGATCCGTCCCAGCAAGAGACTGGGACAAAACTTCTTGGTGGATGCTAATATTGTCAATAAGATAGTTGCTGCTGTAGAGCCCGATTCCGGCGATTTGGTGATAGAAATCGGAGCGGGATTGGGTACCCTCACGAAGGCCCTGGCCGAGCACGCCGGGGCGGTCATCGCGGTGGAGAAGGACCACCGGTTGAGCCCCCTTTTGCAACAAAACCTTGGACATCTTCCCCATGTACGGGTTATTGAAGGGGACATCCTGGAATTACCGATTGACACCCTTGTGTCATTGGCCGGTGACTATGGTATAATCAAAACCGTAGG is a window encoding:
- a CDS encoding replicative DNA helicase → MTNQPGKEQAFVPYDLEAEQRVLGILIRHPERVDHCIDRLREDHFYDIRHRKIFRAIWDLYNASGYISYTQVYNRLRNDESLKDIDDVLLQMTESFVSQAELQPSIDTLVDKAARRRILNAVAKIEEMVRLNTEESLSAIQAKAQELIFQACQGEGEGEDAKDLIDVLSRCYTNLIERREGKVSYGLPVRFPSIDALTTGFKKKDLIILAARPSMGKTALALNFAMNVAKRNIPVLIFSLEMDDEQIGDRIVLSELFRYKDRGPAVTSFDYATRLDDEKLAVTEQVFNELYDLPIKIVDTRGLSVGEIRAKARKVKAEHKDLGLVIIDYLQLIRPTGDSNRNWALQVGDIVRELRDLAGELDLPIILLSQLNRGVEARDNKRPRMSDLRDSGNIEEFADVIMFLYREDYYYPDKAAAEGTQGLVEVIIAKQRKGQTGKAILRWVPEYTRFIDESFREEAEIGA
- a CDS encoding DUF348 domain-containing protein, with product MRPVRYRHPLLLVAVVLGILALLTCAGQRDFSSEVVVVVYGQTTWQLKTKAKTVEEVVAEFPISISSFDAVYPSLDSEVVPGMEIFVQPAFTVTLQVDGRRYIHHTTETTVRDVLDQLGIALGELDFVVPDVSTTLTEDALVKIVRVEEEYITKQVLLGYRVIQTVDHDLEQGRTVTVQTGDNGIREDIYRLTYHDGVLASEELISQEVVKEPVPQIIAMGTKILYYTAETPAGSIRYRKVLELEATAYYPGPESTGKWADGTTYTGAPAGYGVVAVDPSVIPLGTRMYIPGYGIAVAADIGGAIKGNIIDLCFDTYREAVHFGRRIVKVYILE
- a CDS encoding DnaD domain protein → MGKKSDIRLEGRTRRCLSVPVELFTDYQPMVGPLAVAAWLNLRVLVEIQHGDTAREYLMSQMDLDGRSVDNILKRLENVGLLKADGTGWILKEPTGLPRQAPVEQPETVSEEEFWDQVAASVALEGEDLSLEPTAQEQTSLPTEVNPDLDSVLELYANRIGLIGPTQYQKLEYWMEHKKMSADVIALAIEETALSAQSPRFEYLEGILRNWSNQGVRTVDHLIKKKIKVRALAGMQPEETVNETYEGWPNATAYNIVDEDRLKIWKELYPDD